The Candidatus Bealeia paramacronuclearis DNA segment AGCGTAAAGAACATAGCATTCCTGTGGAGTTGACGCCGGAACAGTTTGATGAATTTTTCTTAGACGCCATTCCAAAACCGAAACGTGGACCCCAGGGTAAATTGCCTCCTTATAAGATTTTCAATTACATTATGACTGTGATTTATACAGGATGTCAGTGGAAGGCACTACCCATTGAAAAAGATGTCCGTGGAGTCCGAGAGATTTGCTATAGCCGTGTTTTTAAGACTTATCAAAAATGGCTTGAAGAGGAAGTATTTCATAAGGCTTTTGGGGAATCTGTCGCGCGTCTTTTTCAAGATGGAAAACTTGATATCAGCATTATCCATGGGGATGGAAGTACAACGGCCGCAAAGAAAGGCGGAGATCAAATCGGATACAATGGCCACAAAAAAACCAAAGGGGAAAAGGTGGCATGCTTTACAGATCGCAACTGCAATGTTCTGTCTCCTTTCACCACAGCCCCTGGCAATGCCAGTGAAATGAAGCTTTTTCCCAGAGCCTTAGATGATCTGAAAAGCTTTTTGAAATCCATTTGAATGTCTTTGAAAGGCGTTATGGCCAGCTTTGATGCCGGATATGATAGCAAGGCCAATCGCAAGCTTGTCTTTAATGCTGGAATGATCCCCAATATCAAGGAAAATCCGAGGAATCGCAAACACACAAAGCGTGGCCGTAAAAGACTCTACAATCCAGATGTCTTTGAAGAACGCTTCTTTACCGTTGAGCGTGTATAGTTCTTCCCCTATAAATAGATAGATTTTTAGGAAAAGTTTAGGTATAAGGAGGGAATGGCAAAAGCATATTCGGAAGACCTGCGGAAAAAGGTCATCTCCTACATTACGAGCGGCGGCCGTAAGCGGGAGGCTGCAAAGGTTTTTAACGTTGGAGAAGCCACGATCTATCGATGGATATGTCTTCATAAACAAGGGGATATTAAACCGAAAAAACGCACTTCTTATCCGCGTAAAGTCGATGAGCAAAAACTCAGAGACTACGTCGCTCAAAATCCGGATCATACGCTCAAACAAATCGCCGAAGCTTTGGGGTTGAGATTCCAAAACGTGAGTAAATGGCTTAAACGTTTAAACATTACACGAAAAAAAGACGACGCTTTACAAAGAACGTAACGAAGACAAGCGGGCCGAATTTATAAAACAGCTTGAGAAAATAGATCCTGAAACAATCGTGTGGATTGATGAAGCTGGGATTGATAATCGCCTTTATCGAGAGCATGCCTGGGCGCCGCGCGGACAAAAGGTTTACGCGGAGATCCCGGGCCAAAAAAGAGAGCGTGCCAGTATCATTGGCGGTCTCATGAAGGGTGCGTTCGTGGCGCCTTTCACCTTTCAAGGTGGATGTCATGCAGATCTTTTTAATGCTTGGCTTGAGTAGGTTTTATTGCCGGGTTTATCAAAAAATACCACCCTGATTATGGACAATGCCGCCTTTCACAAATCGCCAAAAACGAAAGATTTGATTGAGAAATTTGGCTGCCATCTCCTCTTTCCCCCAACTGACTCTC contains these protein-coding regions:
- a CDS encoding IS630 transposase-related protein codes for the protein MAKAYSEDLRKKVISYITSGGRKREAAKVFNVGEATIYRWICLHKQGDIKPKKRTSYPRKVDEQKLRDYVAQNPDHTLKQIAEALGLRFQNVSKWLKRLNITRKKDDALQRT
- a CDS encoding transposase encodes the protein MWIDEAGIDNRLYREHAWAPRGQKVYAEIPGQKRERASIIGGLMKGAFVAPFTFQGGCHADLFNAWLE